The Chamaesiphon minutus PCC 6605 DNA window ATAAGCGGCGCATCGAACGGGAGGTTCCCTCCCGTTTGTGTGCGACAAGACAGAGCTTGATGTTCTAGATTGCGTGCAGCATTCAGATCGCGGTCGATAGTGATATTGCATTGCTGACAGTTAAAAACACGTTCTTTGAGCAGCATGTCTTGGATATGCCCACAACAAGAACAAGTTTTAGAACTTGGAAAAAAGCGACCTACAGTAATCAATTCACTACCATATAGCTCACATTTATAAGTTAATTGGCGACGAAATTCATACATACCTAAATCTGCAATTGACTTAGCCAAACAATGATTGGATAACATTCCCGATACATTCAAATCTTCAATTACTACTTGGCTGTGGTTCTTAGCCAAGTGAGTAGTTAATTTGTTAAGTGTATCTTTACGAATGTTGGCAGTTTTTGCATGTTGTTTGGCTACTTTTAAATTCGCCTTTTGTCGATTGTTTGAGCCTTTAACCTTGCGGCTAGCTGCTTTTTGAAGCCTAGCTAATCTGGATTGAGATTGACGGTAAGGTTGAGGGTTGGGGAACGTTGCACCTGTGCTTAAAGTAGCTAGTGTTTTAATCCCTAAGTCTACACCACAAACACCAACTAGTTTAGCTGTAGTGTTTGGTTCGACTTCATAGCTAAAAGAGACAAACCAACGGTCAGCGGTTCGACTAATTATTGCTGTTTTAGGCGTCAATCCTTGCGGCAATCGTTCGTAAGTCTTTACTACTCCTATTTTTGGTAATTGAAGCCAACGATGTTCAACTTTAATAGTCCCTTCCAAGGTAAAGCTATCATGCTGACCTTTGCGCTTGAATCTGGGAAAGCCCACCCGCCGACCATTCGCAGTTTTCTTTCTAAAGAAATCAGAAAATGCACTCGCTAAGTATCTCAGCGCATATTGAGGGCTAGTTTTGGATACTTCGTAATACCAAGGGTTTTCAACCTTCACCCACTTGACTAGGAATTTATGCAGATCGATCGCTGATGGAAATCTTAGTTTCTCTGTTGGATTTTCTCGATTGTAGTCGAGAATTTTTTTACACAGATCTAAGCCCCAGTTCCAAGCATGACGAGCTACACCCGCATGTCTAGCCAGTTGAGTTCTTTGATAGTTATTCAGTTTTAGTTCGGTTTTAAAACTGATTCTCATAACTGTTTTGCTACCTCCTTTAACTCTTCTACTATTTTCTTATTCTTATGAGAACGACTACCGTATAAACGAGCAGAAAATACAGTGATGATTTCGAGTACGTCTGATGCTAAATCTTCCTCAAATGTACTATCATCAGAGCGATTGATAATTATCACCTCTGTTCCAAATTGTTCGCATAATGTGAAAATTAGATCTGACCCAAATCTAAGTAATCTATCTTTATGAGTTAGAACTAGTCGTTCAACTTGATAAGATGTAATTAACTTGATTAGCCTAATTAGTCCTTTCTTTTTATAGTTCATTCCACTGCCAAGATCTTGAATTACTTCAAACCCCCAGCCATGTTTAGCACAATAACTTTCTAAAACTATAACTTGCCTAGTTAGATCTTCTTTCTGGTCGTGACTAGAAACTCTGGCATAGCCTACTGTTAATTGAGTATCCGATTTATTGCTAATTAAATCTGCTATGTCATACCGACGATGACCGCCAGCAGTGCGAGTGGACTTGATTTTTCCATCAAGTTCCCATCTGTGTAGGGTTCTAACCGTTACACCGAGTAAGGTGGCTGCTTCCTGTGGCGTTAAACTAGACATAAAATCATTATAACAGATAATTTGTCTAGTTATGTATAGTTTGATCTAGGTATTTAGGTGCAGTTCAAAAACCCTTTGCTCATTCCTTCAGGTGACTCAGAATGCGTGACTTCTCCCACCGTGAGGGTGTAATAACCAACCACCCGTTCGCCAATTAATGCCAGCCAAGTTTGGGCACTATCTTTCTTTTGATTTTGGGATGCGTATCGGTGTAAAAACTGATTTAGTGCCTCTACCCCACAATCGAATTCGGCGATCGGTTGCCTAGATGTAAGTTTTTCGATCCTTGGCTGAGAATCGTCTGCGGCTAGGGACATCGATCGAACACACTGGGCGTATTTAGCAGTTGTTGCAGACGGGGATGAGTACGAGGCGGAGCATCAAGAGCTGCCTGGAAAGCATCCCATTCTTTATCGTTGAGACTAAATTGTCTTCGTTCGGCTAGGGTACTTTCTGCTTCTGTCAGAGCAGTCTCCAGTACGAACTCACTGAGGGTTTGATGACGAGATTGTGCCGCAGCTTGCAACAACCTCTTCGCAGTTGGGGAAAGACGAATATCTAGCCTTTCTGTCCGTAAATTAGAAGACATACTCGATACCTTGGCAATTTAATCCTATTTTACCTATAATTTCTATAGGAGCTATAGAAATATATCCAAGCCATGTCAGCAACCACCGTCTCCGCCCATACCAGTACAGAAATTGCCGAGCGGATCGATGCGATCGCTAAATCCGAGCGACGCAACCGCTCCCAAATCGTCGCGATGGCGTTAGAGCTATTCGTCGAACTCCCCCCACAAGCACGCGCAGCTTGGCTGAAAATCAGCACCACTGGTTCCGATCGAGAACTGAAAACCCTGATCGATAAAATTAGCCGCACGATCGTCGATCTTCAATACGAAACAGCACGAGAACAGGCGATCGCCCAAATTCAGCTCGAACATCTAGAGCCATTAGCAACTGAGGACGACATTCTTGCCGCTGCCGTTCGCATCACCAAGTCAAAATAGCGATGTTACGGTTGTGTCTGGACTTAAATATTTGGGTGGCAGCTTTACTCGCCGACGGCAAAGGTAGAAATAACACAGCATCCCAGTATCTCGTAGAAGTAGTCAGGAGCGGTAATTCTCCGGCTGGCTCGATTAGCTTGGTAGTGTCTTGGGGCATGTTGGACGAACTCAGATCTGTCATCATCGAGCATTTAAACTTGAGCGAAGAAACCGCCACCAGCTATACAATAGCGATCGAAGAATATGCCAGACTGGGAACGCAGTTAACGTTGGGCGGTACGGGAGTTATTGCTTTGAGAGATACAGAAGACGCTCATGTTCTCGAAACCGCGATTGCAGGTAGGGCAGATTTTCTAGTCACAGCCAATTTTAGAGATTTTATCGTCGATCGAGACACCACAATCTCCATTCCAGAGCGTCATTCATTCTATTATGGTGCGGCACATAACTTACAAATCGTTCATCCCTATCTCATGGTTGAATGGCTCAAAAGTGGAAAATTACCAACAATCCCGCCCCAACATCCCGCTAATCTTTAGCATTCATCACAAAAGAGATCGCGGAATGTTACCTTCAGCCAAGTAGCTTGAGGAAAGTCCGAGTAGCCTGCCAACACTCTATTCGAGATATCGGCAATACCTAAAAAAGCCACATCTCCACTAACTGGCGGCTCGTACCAAATCAAACTGGGGGGAATTGTTGGGATCGCTGATTCTCCCTGCCAAATTACTCTGGCAAAAGCGTCGCAAATAACCGAATTTCCCATTATTATTGTCGCTGTAATTATTGGATATTCATCGCCTTGTGAGTCGTATTTAAAGCAATTAGTGCGAATCTCTTCAATTGTCGTCGGTACGATTGTCAAACACAAATTATCTTGACACAGCCAACTTTCTGGCAAACTGTCATTAATCCAAATTGTCATGCCACCCCCCCAAATAAAAATGTAAAACCAATATCGATCTTAACATTAGCGTTCGCAACACCCGTTACTGAACCGAGGGCACCAGAATTGGATGCTGTTCTTCGATCCGCTGCCGTAAACATTTTTGATTGACGAGATCGGGATAATTTGGTCTAGTAAAACATCCTCATATCGATCGCAATCGATTACTCGATCGTTCTCAAAAACAATATTTTTTCAACATAGGCACTGGTAGATCGGATTGCATCACTCACCCAGATACAGAATAATGAAAAAAAGGTTGAATTTGACCGATCGTGGATAAAAGCTCGGCAACTTTAGCATTGGTAGATCGATCGGCACGAGGATAAATCAGACAACTGCGTACCTGTCGATCGTACCCAGTATAATTGAGTTTTTGAAGATCGATATCGGATAGACTGACTAGTATATTTTTTTGACCGAGCGTTTTTAGTGTCAGAGAATCGACCCTGCTAAAAATCGTCTTCCATATATCTGCTGTGTAAGCTTGACTCAGAAAAAAACTATATTTTAAGTGCCGATATTTATTAGTAAATCCTGCTACTAAGGAAACAATCTCTTGTAACTCCCGATGACATGGGGGTAGAATTTGCCACCAGTGAGCGCGAGTATCGATACTCAGAGGTAAACGTTCTAGATACATATTAAATTTTACGGGATCGCACTCAGACACGATCGCATGAGCTTGACGATCGCACATCAACTCATCTAATTGCCAGTCAGGGAGCTGATGAAACACATGCTGTTGATATGAGGCTCCATAACACGTCAGCAGAGTTTGCAAGGCGCGATCGACCAATTCTCCCCCCGACGAAACATAATTAATCAAGGCAAATAACCCGTATTCCTAAAAGATTGCCAATTATCCTCCAACCATTTATCTATTTTCAGTTTCACGATCGGATTGAGTTGTTTCCCGTTATACCCGTTCTTGACTATTTCATGTAACGGCGTACCGAGATCTACCGCTTCAAGAATTGCCGGATCTGCGAGCCAAGGTAGAATATTTGCGATCTTAACTTTTCCATCTTGAGAGAGTTTGTCCAGTGCTGGCAGCGGATCGAATCTATCCCAGTTAGGAACTGCGCTAGTTATGCCTAAGTTGAACACGCAGACATGATGCAGGTTGGGATATCTGGTAACAAAATCTACGAACATCTGTTGTGATGTACCACTCCCAAAGCTACACCACCAATTTATAACTTTAAAAGGTGGCGATTCGCTTGCCATTAGTAAATTTATATTATTACTTTCTAGCCAAATATCGATTCCATCGTTTGCTGGAAGTGAAACAATTAGATCCAGCTTGACACTGTAGATAATATCTAATAAGCGATCGCCTAAATAGCTAAACTTAGCATCTTTAGAGAAGATAATTTGTTCGCTAAGTAGGATCGATCCTACTTTCGGGTCAGTATCTACTTTATCGGCTAACGATCGACCAAATCGACTGCCGATCGAACCAACTGAAGACTTAACCTCCTTATGCTGCCAAAGAGACACAGTTTCTCGATCGTAAGCACGAGCTACATTATAATTAGGATCGGCATCAATTAAGGTAAATAACCGACCGAGTTTAATAAATCTCTCGCAAAACAGCCGCGCTAGAGTAGATTTACCAGATCCGCCTAAAAATCCATTGCAAAGATGTAATGTGGGAGTAAAATTATCATTATTTGTTTGTTCTAAATTCTCTTGCTGTTTATTGTTTGCCATATTAACGGATCTCCAGCATACAAACAGTTTTACCAGTCTTTTTGATTCCTTTACGAATACACGCTTCCACCGATTTATTGCCAGACAAAAACGCACGACGCAGGATTTTCCCATCAGACGTACTCAACCATTCCAGCATCGCTCCATCAGAACCTCTGGCTAATCTTAATTGTTGAGGAAATATGACAAAATATGCCAGCAATGATGTAGCAATCATCCCGATTGAGAATCCACCCAGACTCCAACATAAACTCCTGAGTCTAGTGTTAATATTCCTGCCGCTACGATCGATTGCTTGTTTGGTTAAATCTCGATAAACTTCGCGATCTCGATCGAGTTTTGCAAGTAGTTCTTCTTGTCGAGTATCACTCTCTGAAGATTCGGTCTGGCGTTGCTGCCGCTCCTCTTCGAGTAACGATTGAATTGCTTGAGGCACAGCAGAAGTAACCACATGCAGATACTCGCTAATTTTCTCGATTTGGGCGATCGTCCCAGTTATATGATAGATCTCATCATCGGTAGATAGTTCGCGGCTGTTAACGAGTTTGTCGATGTTAGCTAATGCTTCTTTTCGATCGATCGCATCCAGATAGGAGGTAAGTGGGGACTTATCAGAACTGTCACCATTATTATTTTTAACTGTAACCATTTTACGTCAAGTATTATCTAGTTTATTAATTCGATGAGACTACCTTTGCAGGTCGGTAAGGATCGATATTCCGAGGTGCCAGAATACTCTGTTTTTTTGAATGAGAGGGCTTGGCTAATTCACGAATCGAGTTTCTAATCGTAACAATTTG harbors:
- a CDS encoding RNA-guided endonuclease InsQ/TnpB family protein, with the translated sequence MRISFKTELKLNNYQRTQLARHAGVARHAWNWGLDLCKKILDYNRENPTEKLRFPSAIDLHKFLVKWVKVENPWYYEVSKTSPQYALRYLASAFSDFFRKKTANGRRVGFPRFKRKGQHDSFTLEGTIKVEHRWLQLPKIGVVKTYERLPQGLTPKTAIISRTADRWFVSFSYEVEPNTTAKLVGVCGVDLGIKTLATLSTGATFPNPQPYRQSQSRLARLQKAASRKVKGSNNRQKANLKVAKQHAKTANIRKDTLNKLTTHLAKNHSQVVIEDLNVSGMLSNHCLAKSIADLGMYEFRRQLTYKCELYGSELITVGRFFPSSKTCSCCGHIQDMLLKERVFNCQQCNITIDRDLNAARNLEHQALSCRTQTGGNLPFDAPLIVA
- a CDS encoding IS607 family transposase, yielding MSSLTPQEAATLLGVTVRTLHRWELDGKIKSTRTAGGHRRYDIADLISNKSDTQLTVGYARVSSHDQKEDLTRQVIVLESYCAKHGWGFEVIQDLGSGMNYKKKGLIRLIKLITSYQVERLVLTHKDRLLRFGSDLIFTLCEQFGTEVIIINRSDDSTFEEDLASDVLEIITVFSARLYGSRSHKNKKIVEELKEVAKQL
- a CDS encoding DUF1778 domain-containing protein — encoded protein: MSSNLRTERLDIRLSPTAKRLLQAAAQSRHQTLSEFVLETALTEAESTLAERRQFSLNDKEWDAFQAALDAPPRTHPRLQQLLNTPSVFDRCP
- a CDS encoding ribbon-helix-helix protein, CopG family; protein product: MSATTVSAHTSTEIAERIDAIAKSERRNRSQIVAMALELFVELPPQARAAWLKISTTGSDRELKTLIDKISRTIVDLQYETAREQAIAQIQLEHLEPLATEDDILAAAVRITKSK
- a CDS encoding PIN domain-containing protein — its product is MLRLCLDLNIWVAALLADGKGRNNTASQYLVEVVRSGNSPAGSISLVVSWGMLDELRSVIIEHLNLSEETATSYTIAIEEYARLGTQLTLGGTGVIALRDTEDAHVLETAIAGRADFLVTANFRDFIVDRDTTISIPERHSFYYGAAHNLQIVHPYLMVEWLKSGKLPTIPPQHPANL